Genomic segment of Acidimicrobiales bacterium:
GGCCGGGGTCGGGGCCGGGGCCGGGCTCGTCGTCACCGACGTGGACGGCTCGCTCGGGGTCGGAGAGTCCGGGGTTCCGGCGGGCGGCGGGGCGTTGGTGGTCGTGACCCGGGACGGGGAGTCCTGGGCGGCCAGGGTTCCGACCATCCCGACGACGGCGACCAGGGCCAGGGCGGCGACGGCCGAGCGACGGCGAAGCCGGTGGCGGCGGGCCCGCTGCGCCAGGTCGCCCACCGGTAGCGGCGCCCGCGCCGGCTGGTCGACCATGGGACGGAGGGCGGAGCGGAGGTCGAGGTCAGCCACGGGACACGCTCCAGCGGCCGGACGCCAGGGCCAGGCCGGGGGCGGTGGGCCGGGCGGGCGCTAGGTCCGGTGCGGCCCCGTCGTCGTCCTCGGCCAGCAGGGTCTCCAGGCGCCGACGGGCCGCCGTCAGCGACGCCGAGGCCGCGCCCCGGGTGACGCCCATCAGCCGGGCCACCTCGCCCTCGGGCAGGTCGAGGATGTAGCGGAGCGCCACGGCGGTCCGCTGGCGGGTCGGGAGGCTGCGGACGGCGTCCCACACGTGCGGCGCCGGGGCGGGCGGCGGCTCCGACACCGACGGCGCGGCCCGGCGCCGCAGCAGCTCACGCTCGACCGCCTGGCGCCGGCAGCGTCGGCGCAGGTCGTTGAGGGCGACCCGGTAGAGCCACCCGCCCGGCGACTCCATCCGCCGCACCCGCTCCCAGCGGGCGTAGGCGCGGACGAAGGCCTCGTCGGTCGCCTCGGCGGCGACGTCGGGCTGCCCGGACGCCACCGTGAGCGCGGCGAGGACGAGCGGGTGTTGCTCCTGGTACCAGGTGTCGAAGTCCGGCGGTTCCCCCATCTCTCCCCACAAGTTAGGTGTCGACGCACATGCCGAACGTCGTCGACTGACCGGCGGCGAGGCGGGCGTTCCAGCCCTCGCCGATGAATGCGACGTGGCCCTCGTGCCCGTCGTGGTGCTGCTCGTCGCCCGTGGCGTTCCACAGCGTGGCGAGCTCGCCGCCGGGCCGGTAGTGGACCTCCCAGCCCAGTGGCGCGGCGCTGGTGTTGGCGACCCGCACCTCGACGCAGCGGCCCCGGTCCCACGAGGCGGTCGTGGTGGCGGTGGCCACGATCCCGGCGACCGGAGAGAACGGCTCGTCGCCGTCGGGCGGGTCGTCGGTCGCCGGCGGAGGCGGCGATGTCGACGGAGCCGGCACGGTCGTCGGTGCCCCGGAGGTGGGCGGCTGGGTCGGCGGCGTCGGCGTCGGACTCGGCGTCCCCGGCGGTGACGTCGGTGGCGGTGACGTCGATGGCGGCGACGTGGGCGGCGGCGGAAGGGGCGCTCCGGGTCCGCCGATGGTCACGTCGCTGCAGGCGTAGAACGCCTCGGGGCTGTCGCTGCGCTGCCAGATCGCGTAGAGGATCGCCGGCTCCGCCCGGGCCGGCAGCGGCACCGAGAACCGGTTGGTCGGCGACGCCGGCAGCGGCCCCGAGTCGTACACCTGCTCCAGGTCCGCCCACCGCAGCACGTCCCGGCGGGCGTCGAAGCCGGGCCGGGTGACCATCAGCCGGAAGTACGCCGTCGCGTGCGGGGCCGTGCTCGTGTACACCACGTCGTAGCGGCCCGACGAGCCCGGCTGCAGGTGGGTCAGCGGCCAGTCGCCCGGGCGGTCGAACGCCGCGTACTTGTCGCGCCCGGCGCTGCACAGCTCCCCGTCGGGGATGCGCTCCTGGTGGCGACCGTCGACATCGCCGATGTTGACCTCCATCCAGTCGTACAGCGCCTGGGCGTCGGCGTCCCACGCCTGGGCGCACATCGACCCTTCGGGCTGCTCGAAGCGGCAGGCGTAGACCCGGGACGCCGGCATCTGCGTCGACCCGTGCGCCTGCGCCTCCTCCCCGCCCGACCACACGACCGCCCCGACCGTCGCCCCTACCGCCACCACCAGCGCGACGACGGCGGCCTTCCGACTCGTTGACCCCAACATGCCCGCCCAAGCGCCGAGGAGCCCGAACTGCTTACTTGCCCCAGATTTTCACTCAACGTCAGCTTGGCCACACTCTGCGTTCACCCGCCGTCGGTAGCGTCCACGCCCGTGAGAGACCCGGTCAACGACGACTGGATGTGCAGCCTCGCCGAGCACCACGCCCATCACCGGGCGGCCTCGGCCGACGAGCGGCTCCTGCTGGTGTTCGACATCGACGGGACCATCCTCGACATGCGCCACATGGTGCGCCACGTGCTCGCCGCCTACGACCGGGCCCACGGCACCGACCTCTTCTGCGACCTCCGGCCCGAGGACGTCGACGTCCACGAGAACCACGTCGACCGCCTCCTCGAGCACCGGGCCCTGGCCCCGACGGTGCGCGACGACGTCCACCGCTGGTACCTGCAGCACCGCTGGGCGCCGGCCGCCGTGCTGGAGGCCCACCGGCCCTTCCGGGGCGTGATGGAGGTCATCCGCTGGTTCCAGTTGCAGCCGTCCACGTTCGTGGGGCTCAACACCGGGCGCCCGGAGTCGCTCCGGGGCGAGACGCTGCGGTCGCTCAACGCCCTCGGCCGGGAGTACCGGGTGCGCTTCGACGACGACCTGCTGCGGATGAACCCCGCGGGCTGGGACGAGGGGGTGGGCGCCGCCAAGGTCGCGGGGCTGCGGGCGTTCGCCGACGCCGGCTACCGGGTGCTGGCCGTCGTCGACAACGAGCCCGAGATCATCGAGGCCATGGCCACCGCCGACACGACCGGCGAGATCCTCTTCCTCCACGCCCGCACCCTCTACGAGTCGCGCCGGGTCGCCACCCCCCGCACGGTGGGCGGCGACAGCTACGACCTGCGGTCGGTGATCGGCGAGCACGACCTGCCCCAGCACGTGCAGCTCGTGTGGCACGACGTGAACGACCCGGCCAACCTGCGCCAGTTCCTCGCCTCACCGGTCCGCTGGGGCGAGATCGACCGTGCCGTGACCGGTCCGGGGCGGCACGTGCACGCGCTGCAGCTCGACCAGTGCCTCGACGCCTTCCGGGGTGCGGGCAAGGGCGCCAAGCTCGACGTCCACGACGCCGCCGACCTCGACCACGTGCTGGCGCACGTCGACCGGAGCGGCCTCGACGACGAGGACCTCTGGTTCGAGGGCCGGATCGACGCGGTCGGCGAGCGGGGCTTCCGCCGCATCGCTGCTACCC
This window contains:
- a CDS encoding cellulose binding domain-containing protein, producing MADLDLRSALRPMVDQPARAPLPVGDLAQRARRHRLRRRSAVAALALVAVVGMVGTLAAQDSPSRVTTTNAPPPAGTPDSPTPSEPSTSVTTSPAPAPTPAPTPDSEAEPTSPPPPSTDEGIVTTVTTTSSWDRGHCVEVRVENTTTTPVTWEVGYTPAGTIATLWNATTSTSSDTFTGEPWNATLAPTEWTTFGICVDT
- a CDS encoding sigma-70 family RNA polymerase sigma factor, which encodes MGEPPDFDTWYQEQHPLVLAALTVASGQPDVAAEATDEAFVRAYARWERVRRMESPGGWLYRVALNDLRRRCRRQAVERELLRRRAAPSVSEPPPAPAPHVWDAVRSLPTRQRTAVALRYILDLPEGEVARLMGVTRGAASASLTAARRRLETLLAEDDDGAAPDLAPARPTAPGLALASGRWSVSRG
- a CDS encoding lytic polysaccharide monooxygenase is translated as MLGSTSRKAAVVALVVAVGATVGAVVWSGGEEAQAHGSTQMPASRVYACRFEQPEGSMCAQAWDADAQALYDWMEVNIGDVDGRHQERIPDGELCSAGRDKYAAFDRPGDWPLTHLQPGSSGRYDVVYTSTAPHATAYFRLMVTRPGFDARRDVLRWADLEQVYDSGPLPASPTNRFSVPLPARAEPAILYAIWQRSDSPEAFYACSDVTIGGPGAPLPPPPTSPPSTSPPPTSPPGTPSPTPTPPTQPPTSGAPTTVPAPSTSPPPPATDDPPDGDEPFSPVAGIVATATTTASWDRGRCVEVRVANTSAAPLGWEVHYRPGGELATLWNATGDEQHHDGHEGHVAFIGEGWNARLAAGQSTTFGMCVDT
- a CDS encoding HAD family hydrolase, whose translation is MRDPVNDDWMCSLAEHHAHHRAASADERLLLVFDIDGTILDMRHMVRHVLAAYDRAHGTDLFCDLRPEDVDVHENHVDRLLEHRALAPTVRDDVHRWYLQHRWAPAAVLEAHRPFRGVMEVIRWFQLQPSTFVGLNTGRPESLRGETLRSLNALGREYRVRFDDDLLRMNPAGWDEGVGAAKVAGLRAFADAGYRVLAVVDNEPEIIEAMATADTTGEILFLHARTLYESRRVATPRTVGGDSYDLRSVIGEHDLPQHVQLVWHDVNDPANLRQFLASPVRWGEIDRAVTGPGRHVHALQLDQCLDAFRGAGKGAKLDVHDAADLDHVLAHVDRSGLDDEDLWFEGRIDAVGERGFRRIAATRPGAVVQCPVDFLGPLAVAAPYEAKRLVDMLASWGVNRFSVQWDGPQVHPLLDRLEEWGRDANIDGVPDLEQFLRAVLLLPRSITADVEFPAWHYFGHSLVA